The proteins below come from a single Haemorhous mexicanus isolate bHaeMex1 chromosome 20, bHaeMex1.pri, whole genome shotgun sequence genomic window:
- the PECAM1 gene encoding platelet endothelial cell adhesion molecule isoform X7, producing the protein MYLALLVIFLQCSELYAQGKVFTFNRVEIKVEPSDKVKNGAPMSIICHADISKNTHFQLKHNFTFLKDGKLVFMAMSDKEDARYAIPVAKSSDTGEYECRVNADGKMGFSKTIYVWVAGMTKPILTADKKEVSEGETVKLRCELPEEVPPLEFIFRKIKTNSEPIEKRVPEQNQNFSEMEYYVEAGDNILQFDCFGKRQVKSGWESSQHSNKTLVTVKEPFIKPTLITRPSNNITEGDQIEFECSTVAAQMRGIEIIFQKNRTILNSVRDKKFLKYSILATQEDSGEYLCKVEQGAVSKTTKRNVFVSELFPKPTLSASMTQLDESKDLILNCSINGLRRANFSILRKSSSGDILLKKSRILAIKVNVNDTGSYTCKAEVKGIIKESKPVRISVYAPVSKPTLSVASGSPEVVLGKPLQLICHSVMGTPPITFTFYKGDEIKKNVTNDTYATFLDEDIGLNDNGGYKCDARNNHSSGVKTSNILNVTVIVPIRDASLGSVPYGEVEVGSDTAFLCSVKEGSWPIDFKFFKKTDHEVLLHEVREYSDRTIWHKKTMKRKDTGTYYCMASNRASVNVRSRPITISVILAAWQKGVIAAFVLTAMAGAGAVALWWFLRKKKKAKGPSMEMSGSALAPNLTSEKLTRPPSDGNYYSGSGYIEDNENHMKSTDESKDSMENRHSQRIYGHPDAT; encoded by the exons ATGTATCTTGCTCTTCTGGTGATTTTCTTGCAGT gttcAGAACTTTACGCTCAGGGGAAAG TTTTTACTTTCAACAGAGTTGAAATCAAGGTTGAACCATCTGACAAAGTGAAGAATGGAGCTCCAATGTCAATCATCTGCCATGCTGATATTAGCAAAAATACTCATTTCCAGCTGAAGCacaatttcacatttttaaaggatGGGAAGCTTGTGTTTATGGCCATGTCAGACAAAGAAGATGCACGGTATGCAATACCCGTGGCCAAGTCTTCAGATACAGGAGAATATGAATGTAGGGTGAATGCAGATGGCAAGATGGGTTTCAGTAAGACCATCTATGTTTGGGTAGCAG GAATGACCAAACCAATCCTGACTGCTGACAAAAAAGAAGTTTCAGAGGGTGAAACTGTGAAATTACGTTGTGAGCTGCCAGAAGAAGTACCTCCTTTAGAGTTCATTTTCCGGAAGATAAAGACAAATTCAGAGCCTATAGAAAAACGTGTAcctgaacaaaaccaaaatttctCTGAAATGGAATATTATGTTGAAGCGGGAGATAATATTTTACAATTTGATTGCTTTGGCAAGAGACAAGTAAAATCTGGATGGGAAAGCTCCCAACACAGCAACAAAACACTTGTCACAGTCAAGG AACCATTTATAAAGCCCACTCTGATCACCAGGCCCTCCAATAACATTACAGAAGGAGACCAAATAGAATTTGAATGCTCAACCGTGGCAGCTCAAATGCGTGGCATTGAAATCATCttccagaaaaacagaacaataCTGAACAGTGTACGAGATAAGAAATTTCTGAAATACTCTATATTAGCTACTCAGGAGGACAGTGGTGAATACCTGTGTAAGGTGGAGCAAGGAGCAGTGTCTAAAACCACCAAACGGAATGTCTTTGTGTCAG AATTATTCCCCAAGCCAACACTGTCTGCTTCTATGACTCAGTTGGATGAAAGTAAAGATTTAATTTTGAACTGCAGCATTAATGGTTTACGGAGAGCCAACTTCTCTATCCTACGGAAAAGTTCCAGTGGAGACATCCTGCTGAAAAAATCTAGAATCTTAGCAATTAAAGTTAATGTGAATGACACTGGATCTTACACCTGCAAAGCTGAAGTAAAAGGAATAATCAAGGAGAGCAAACCTGTAAGGATAAGTGTTTATG CTCCAGTCTCCAAGCCAACTCTTTCTGTTGCCAGTGGTTCACCAGAGGTGGTATTAGGGAAGCCTCTACAATTAATCTGCCATTCAGTGATGGGAACTCCACCAATAACATTCACATTCTACAAAGGGgatgaaattaagaaaaatgtaaCTAATGACACATATGCTACATTTTTGGATGAAGATATTGGACTAAATGACAATGGAGGGTACAAATGTGATGCTAGAAACAATCACTCCAGTGGTGTGAAAACTAGCAATATTCTAAATGTCACAGTGATAG TACCAATCAGGGATGCCAGTTTGGGCAGTGTTCCGTATGGAGAGGTAGAAGTTGGCAGTGATActgctttcctctgctctgtgaAGGAAGGATCTTGGCCAATTGACttcaagttttttaaaaaaactgatCATGAAGTTCTTCTACATGAAGTAAGGGAATATTCAGACAGAACCATATGGCACAAGAAAACAATGAAGAGGAAGGACACAGGGACCTATTATTGCATGGCTTCGAACCGAGCCAGCGTGAACGTGAGGAGCCGTCCAATAACCATCAGTG TCATCTTAGCAGCTTGGCAGAAAGGAGTCATTGCTGCATTTGTCCTGAcagccatggcaggagcaggagcagtcgCTCTATGGTGGTTTTTGCGTAAGAAGAAAAAGG CTAAAGGACCATCCATGGAGATGTCTGG
- the PECAM1 gene encoding platelet endothelial cell adhesion molecule isoform X8, giving the protein MYLALLVIFLQCSELYAQGKVFTFNRVEIKVEPSDKVKNGAPMSIICHADISKNTHFQLKHNFTFLKDGKLVFMAMSDKEDARYAIPVAKSSDTGEYECRVNADGKMGFSKTIYVWVAGMTKPILTADKKEVSEGETVKLRCELPEEVPPLEFIFRKIKTNSEPIEKRVPEQNQNFSEMEYYVEAGDNILQFDCFGKRQVKSGWESSQHSNKTLVTVKEPFIKPTLITRPSNNITEGDQIEFECSTVAAQMRGIEIIFQKNRTILNSVRDKKFLKYSILATQEDSGEYLCKVEQGAVSKTTKRNVFVSELFPKPTLSASMTQLDESKDLILNCSINGLRRANFSILRKSSSGDILLKKSRILAIKVNVNDTGSYTCKAEVKGIIKESKPVRISVYAPVSKPTLSVASGSPEVVLGKPLQLICHSVMGTPPITFTFYKGDEIKKNVTNDTYATFLDEDIGLNDNGGYKCDARNNHSSGVKTSNILNVTVIVPIRDASLGSVPYGEVEVGSDTAFLCSVKEGSWPIDFKFFKKTDHEVLLHEVREYSDRTIWHKKTMKRKDTGTYYCMASNRASVNVRSRPITISVILAAWQKGVIAAFVLTAMAGAGAVALWWFLRKKKKAKGPSMEMSGSALAPNLTSEKLTRPPSDGNYYSGSGYIEDNENHMKSTDESKDSMENRHSRIYGHPDAT; this is encoded by the exons ATGTATCTTGCTCTTCTGGTGATTTTCTTGCAGT gttcAGAACTTTACGCTCAGGGGAAAG TTTTTACTTTCAACAGAGTTGAAATCAAGGTTGAACCATCTGACAAAGTGAAGAATGGAGCTCCAATGTCAATCATCTGCCATGCTGATATTAGCAAAAATACTCATTTCCAGCTGAAGCacaatttcacatttttaaaggatGGGAAGCTTGTGTTTATGGCCATGTCAGACAAAGAAGATGCACGGTATGCAATACCCGTGGCCAAGTCTTCAGATACAGGAGAATATGAATGTAGGGTGAATGCAGATGGCAAGATGGGTTTCAGTAAGACCATCTATGTTTGGGTAGCAG GAATGACCAAACCAATCCTGACTGCTGACAAAAAAGAAGTTTCAGAGGGTGAAACTGTGAAATTACGTTGTGAGCTGCCAGAAGAAGTACCTCCTTTAGAGTTCATTTTCCGGAAGATAAAGACAAATTCAGAGCCTATAGAAAAACGTGTAcctgaacaaaaccaaaatttctCTGAAATGGAATATTATGTTGAAGCGGGAGATAATATTTTACAATTTGATTGCTTTGGCAAGAGACAAGTAAAATCTGGATGGGAAAGCTCCCAACACAGCAACAAAACACTTGTCACAGTCAAGG AACCATTTATAAAGCCCACTCTGATCACCAGGCCCTCCAATAACATTACAGAAGGAGACCAAATAGAATTTGAATGCTCAACCGTGGCAGCTCAAATGCGTGGCATTGAAATCATCttccagaaaaacagaacaataCTGAACAGTGTACGAGATAAGAAATTTCTGAAATACTCTATATTAGCTACTCAGGAGGACAGTGGTGAATACCTGTGTAAGGTGGAGCAAGGAGCAGTGTCTAAAACCACCAAACGGAATGTCTTTGTGTCAG AATTATTCCCCAAGCCAACACTGTCTGCTTCTATGACTCAGTTGGATGAAAGTAAAGATTTAATTTTGAACTGCAGCATTAATGGTTTACGGAGAGCCAACTTCTCTATCCTACGGAAAAGTTCCAGTGGAGACATCCTGCTGAAAAAATCTAGAATCTTAGCAATTAAAGTTAATGTGAATGACACTGGATCTTACACCTGCAAAGCTGAAGTAAAAGGAATAATCAAGGAGAGCAAACCTGTAAGGATAAGTGTTTATG CTCCAGTCTCCAAGCCAACTCTTTCTGTTGCCAGTGGTTCACCAGAGGTGGTATTAGGGAAGCCTCTACAATTAATCTGCCATTCAGTGATGGGAACTCCACCAATAACATTCACATTCTACAAAGGGgatgaaattaagaaaaatgtaaCTAATGACACATATGCTACATTTTTGGATGAAGATATTGGACTAAATGACAATGGAGGGTACAAATGTGATGCTAGAAACAATCACTCCAGTGGTGTGAAAACTAGCAATATTCTAAATGTCACAGTGATAG TACCAATCAGGGATGCCAGTTTGGGCAGTGTTCCGTATGGAGAGGTAGAAGTTGGCAGTGATActgctttcctctgctctgtgaAGGAAGGATCTTGGCCAATTGACttcaagttttttaaaaaaactgatCATGAAGTTCTTCTACATGAAGTAAGGGAATATTCAGACAGAACCATATGGCACAAGAAAACAATGAAGAGGAAGGACACAGGGACCTATTATTGCATGGCTTCGAACCGAGCCAGCGTGAACGTGAGGAGCCGTCCAATAACCATCAGTG TCATCTTAGCAGCTTGGCAGAAAGGAGTCATTGCTGCATTTGTCCTGAcagccatggcaggagcaggagcagtcgCTCTATGGTGGTTTTTGCGTAAGAAGAAAAAGG CTAAAGGACCATCCATGGAGATGTCTGG